The following nucleotide sequence is from Psychroflexus torquis ATCC 700755.
AATAGCAAATAGGATACACAACAAACTAAATTGGATGGCATATATTACCGAAAATTCAATTGAATAATTTCCCATTTTTGAAGGGTTTATTAATTCAATAATTCCCATTCCAATAATGACGTGTGCGACATAAAAGGTCAATGCCAATTGCCCTGTTTTATTTAAAGCATCAATGATAAAACTGTTTTCAAATTTCTTGGCAATGAGTATGCAAGCTGAAATGAGTGCAAAAGCAACGGCAATACCATTAAACATATAAATGGGTAGCGGTGGCATTGGGTCTGTTCCAAAAATTTCAGTGAGTTCCATAGCAGCTTCTTGGTTTCCTTCTGATAAAATTGAGATGGACAGATAGGATACCACTTGAATAGAAATAAAAATGAGGGTACTCATCCAAAATGTTTTTTTTACGAATTTGTCGTTGTGTAAATCCTGCTTTCCAAACCAATAACCAAAAATCATAAAGGCAGTCCAAGGCATTACGGGATGAAAACCATTTAAAAATAGATTTCTCATAAAGCCTTTAAACGTCCAAAAATCTTGATAATCTAAAGTGGCAAAAATCCAACCTGTCTCGTAATTCAAAACTGTTATTAAAATAGGATACACGAGAATGATGCAAATACCTGAAATTAGGATTGTTCTTTCTTTACAAGTTAAGAGCACCAGTGTGATGGCCATATAAATCCCATAAAAATGCAGAATATCGGCTGGCCAGATTGTGATGTATGAAATACCAATAAAGAATAGGAATATAGCTCTTTTTGCTATTCTTCTCCGAGCAACTTTTAGTTTAGCCTGATCATTATTTTTAATGGCAGAGTTTGTCATTAAAGCAAGACCAACTCCCGCTAAAACAACGAATGTGGCTGCGGCTTTGCCATCAAAAATACCAGCGAACGCCCTGACCCAAGGTAGTCCATTTTCGCCGAAGACAACTTTGAAATTGACAATAATCATTCCGATAACTGCCAATGCTCTTGCCACATCTATTCCTATTATTCTTTGTTTCATAATGTATTTATTAAATCTCTATACTGTTTGCGTATTGTTTTAAACTATCAGTTATTAGAAGATCATTATTTGAGATTCTTCAAACAAGGATATTCATCGGGTAAGACTCATTTTATAACTGTTTTAATTCGAGCTGCGTAGTCGTGGTTTAGGCGTTCCAAGATAAAATGCAATTAAAAATTAACTCCTATTTCCAATGCAAACCCAAAGTTTCTATTGATCACTTTAGACGTCTGCCATTGTTGAAAGAGACCAGCTCCAATCACGATTCCATACTCTTTCCAAGGAATTATTTTTACGCCTTGGTTAGCCCGAAGACCTATTAAAAAATTAGTTGATTTTCTGTCTTCTAGATCTCTTAACACTTCCAATCCAACAGGGACACTTAAACCAAGATCGAAATAAACACCAGGGGTTATTTTGACATAACCATTGAATCCGAACCCTAAGGTATACGAATCAGCAAAGCTATACCCACGCTCTCGTACTATATCTGATTTAGCCCTAGATTGCCCGTAGCCTATTACAAAAGGAATAATAAGGTCTTTTTCATGATCTGAAAATCCAGTATATGAAACATTCCAGCCCTCATTATATTTATCTGTCATTCTTTTATAGGTTAGCATATTAAACCACTTCCCCAAAGGAACATAGGTTTCAAAAGTGGATGTGTCCTTAGGGGAAATCGCATTATCTAGCATTCCATCTTCTGTAAAACTATCAGTTGTATTTTCTTTTTGTGCATTGATGTAGCTCCGTAAGCAATATTCCAATGCTGCTCGGATTCTTTGTTCGTGGGTTTCGTAGATTTCCGTTAAACTCGACACTGGAAAACCCTGTTCTTCATAATGAGCGATTTTATAAAGTTCTTCTCCGTTTTCTGCATAGAAATAGAGTTCAACATACACTCGAGCTGTTCTCTTTTCTATACTTGTTTGTGCTTCTTCAATTTTCAAATGATCAACCTTTAAAGTAATCGGAACTCTGTTACCTGTTTTAGGAAGAACGACATCCATAAAGTTCTGGATTGTTGTTGCAGTACCATTCTCAAAACTCAATTTCACTTTCTTATTAGAACTGTCTTCTACAACTCCAAGGTCTTGCTCCAGACGATTATCGATAACTTTATCTATATAAAAATTCTGATTCGAAATCTCGAAGGGAACTATTTTTAAATCTATAGTGGTCTGTGAAAAACAAACGGCACAACTAAAAAATACTACTAAACTATTTATTATTTTTTTCATTATTTATTATTTTTATTAAATAGAACTGTTATAATGGACTTCGACATCACTAATTTCATTGATATCATATTTTAGTATTAAGGAATTCTTTGATATTGAGATGATGTAAGCTTTTACTTTATCCCCTTTTTCATCAACCATTAACACATAAGCACCGCTTGTATTTAGAATAAAAGTTCCTTCTTCTACATTGCCTTCTGATGTTGACGTATAAGTCATGTCTTCATTAAAAAGAATATAATCCCCTTTTTCCCTTTTGTTGGGTGGGAACTCCATGCTTTCGATTTTATAGGTATCTAGAAACCAGGTATTGTATAGCATATTTGTTTCGCTTTGTTGAACATGTGTTTTGCCCGTTATGGACGGTATTAAAAAGTTAGTAATGATGACGACCCAGATGTAAATTTTCATTCGAATTATTTTGTTTATGATTTATGGGGCAAATATATTTAGGTACTGCCGTAGAAATGATTCGCCCTATAATACCGAACAAAAAAAAGTGTCTCCATTTATCGGGAAGACACTTTAAATTAGTTTAAAACATTTATAATCAGTAAGTTAAATCAATATTAAGACTTATGAAGTTTTTTAAATTCGGTAGGAGTCATTTGTGTATGTTTTTTAAAAGCTGTGTAAAAAGCAGCTTTGCTATTAAAACCTACATCTAAGGAAATCGCAAATATTGTATCTGGTTTAGGCTCTATGAGTTTCTTTTTTGCCTCTGCAATTCTGAAGCTGCTAATAAAATCTGGAAAACTCATTTTAGCGCTCTGATTGATGGCCTGTGATATATGATGAATAGAGTGATTTAATTTTTCAGCGATGGTATTCAACTTTAAATCAAAATCTAAATAAAGCAGTTCCTTATTAACGACCTCTTTAATTTGCTCATAAAGCTCTGAAGAATCTGTTAATGAAGATTTTGCATATTTCTCAATAGTAGACGTGGGTAGATCTTCAAAATTTCCAGAATAAGCAAATATTGGAAAATGCATAATAGAAAAGGCGAATATAAAGAAGAATATAGAATAGATAAGTGTTTCAAATTTTAGGTAAAAGTTGAAATTACCAATATCTAAACTGCCCAGAATGGTGGTCACAAAAACTACAATTTGCATGAGTATCACTGCGACAACAATAGTCTTAATCCACTTGTAAAGGTTTTTTTGACTTTCATTTAATTCAATTTGTAATGGAGCCTTTTTTAAATTCTTATAAGCAAGAAACATAAGTGCAATATTGATAGAACTTACCAAAACATATTCAACTAAAACCAATATGCCGTAGTTGGAAGTCTCCAATGCTGCTACAAAATCTTGTAAGTTTTGATCATGATCAAATGGAAGAAACACTAAAATTCTAAGTAAAGTATAGGCCCCCACTATAGGAATCCATTTTTTTGTATTTATTTCGGATTTGGTATAAATAGAGATGAAATAGTAAAATAATAAGCCTGTGAAATGATAGAAAAAGTAGGTTATTCCAGAAAAGGTTGCAGGTATCAGGTTAGAGATCGAAAGATGGTAGTCTAATGCCGTAACAACATAAATAAAAAGTAAGGAAGATAACACATATCGTATTTTTTTGTTGTTTCCTAATCCAAATTTATTGAATAGAATAAATATAATTAAGACCAGTCCGGAAATTATACTTAAAACTGGAAAAACACTTAAAACATTCATGTTGATAAATTAAAGTGGCAAAGATAGTCTCAATAGACCTATAAATACAATACGAAAATTGTATTAGGTTATAACTAATAAATTATCGTTAAATAATACTGCCTTAAACGTCCTTATTTTAGATTATTTAAATAAGTCTTAAGCTCTTTTAAATAATGATAATAACACGCGTTATCATTCGATACTTTACTTAAACTTCTAATGCCCCAATAACTTGATAATATAAAATAGGCAACTTGTTTTGGTTCTACATCACTACTTATAGTTCCGTTTTTTATTTCCTTTTTTAACGTATTTTCAATCGTTATTTGCCAGTCTAAAGTTACTTCATTGAGCGCTGATGTAAATTCGGAATTCCACGGTGTCATTTCTTGAGTTAAATTTCCCAGTGGACAACCATATTCAAATTTTAAGATTGGATTTTCTAATAAAAGAGATCTCATTATTAAATAAATTTCCTCGATGGGTTTTAAAGCCTTTTGTAATTTTAGATTAAAAGTGTTTTGGATTGTTGGTTTAATGATTTCCTTGATGACCGCAATGCCCATTTCGTTCTTGGTTTTAAAATGATAATAGAACGCCCCTTTTGTCACTTTTACAGTCGCTATAATCTGGTCAATACTCGTGTTTTGGTAACCCTTTTTATAAATTAGGTCAAATGCATTTTCAAGAATCATATGTCGAGTATTAGATGCTTTTGTCATAGAAGATAATAAATTAGTTTAGTTAAAAAATAAGAAATTAAATGCACTTTAAAAAGTAAGATAGTTGCCTTAGATCAATAAAAGAATTCCATTTTAAATGAGTTTACACCAAATTAAATCCATAATATCACAATAAATCGTTTTACCGAAACGAATTCGGCACACGCCTTTTTTGTCTGCTTTTTATCAAAAATAATTACCGTGACTAGGGCTATGCTAATTTTTTAAATTCGACCAATCA
It contains:
- a CDS encoding TetR/AcrR family transcriptional regulator translates to MTKASNTRHMILENAFDLIYKKGYQNTSIDQIIATVKVTKGAFYYHFKTKNEMGIAVIKEIIKPTIQNTFNLKLQKALKPIEEIYLIMRSLLLENPILKFEYGCPLGNLTQEMTPWNSEFTSALNEVTLDWQITIENTLKKEIKNGTISSDVEPKQVAYFILSSYWGIRSLSKVSNDNACYYHYLKELKTYLNNLK
- a CDS encoding lipocalin family protein; its protein translation is MKIYIWVVIITNFLIPSITGKTHVQQSETNMLYNTWFLDTYKIESMEFPPNKREKGDYILFNEDMTYTSTSEGNVEEGTFILNTSGAYVLMVDEKGDKVKAYIISISKNSLILKYDINEISDVEVHYNSSI
- a CDS encoding helix-turn-helix domain-containing protein, which codes for MNVLSVFPVLSIISGLVLIIFILFNKFGLGNNKKIRYVLSSLLFIYVVTALDYHLSISNLIPATFSGITYFFYHFTGLLFYYFISIYTKSEINTKKWIPIVGAYTLLRILVFLPFDHDQNLQDFVAALETSNYGILVLVEYVLVSSINIALMFLAYKNLKKAPLQIELNESQKNLYKWIKTIVVAVILMQIVVFVTTILGSLDIGNFNFYLKFETLIYSIFFFIFAFSIMHFPIFAYSGNFEDLPTSTIEKYAKSSLTDSSELYEQIKEVVNKELLYLDFDLKLNTIAEKLNHSIHHISQAINQSAKMSFPDFISSFRIAEAKKKLIEPKPDTIFAISLDVGFNSKAAFYTAFKKHTQMTPTEFKKLHKS
- a CDS encoding DUF418 domain-containing protein; the protein is MKQRIIGIDVARALAVIGMIIVNFKVVFGENGLPWVRAFAGIFDGKAAATFVVLAGVGLALMTNSAIKNNDQAKLKVARRRIAKRAIFLFFIGISYITIWPADILHFYGIYMAITLVLLTCKERTILISGICIILVYPILITVLNYETGWIFATLDYQDFWTFKGFMRNLFLNGFHPVMPWTAFMIFGYWFGKQDLHNDKFVKKTFWMSTLIFISIQVVSYLSISILSEGNQEAAMELTEIFGTDPMPPLPIYMFNGIAVAFALISACILIAKKFENSFIIDALNKTGQLALTFYVAHVIIGMGIIELINPSKMGNYSIEFSVIYAIQFSLLCILFAIIWRKYYESGPLEWVIRKITD